From Chryseobacterium joostei, the proteins below share one genomic window:
- a CDS encoding VOC family protein: MNKDIFPCLWYDGDAKQSAEFYCKVFGGEITVDTPVVMNIDLFGQRLMLLNGGPQFKKNASISFMVICDTEDEVQKYWDKLLEGGMALMELGSYSWSKKYGWVQDQYGVTWQLFLGEKSGDQKIVPTMMFIHQNNGKAKEAMELYTQTFPNSSIGNVLKYGDGSEGHPIPEPAENVQHANFVIDNYTLFCMDNSYDHQFDFNEGISLVVMTDDQQQTDHYWNTLTSNGGRESMCGWLKDKYGVSWQIVPKRLIQLMNDSNQEKAYKVVQAMMKMQKIIIQDLEDAYNS, from the coding sequence ATGAATAAAGATATTTTCCCATGTCTCTGGTATGACGGAGATGCCAAACAATCCGCAGAATTTTACTGCAAAGTATTTGGCGGAGAGATTACTGTAGATACCCCGGTTGTGATGAACATTGATTTGTTCGGACAAAGGCTGATGCTATTGAATGGTGGGCCACAGTTTAAAAAGAACGCTTCCATTTCGTTCATGGTAATTTGTGATACAGAAGATGAAGTTCAAAAATATTGGGATAAGTTGCTGGAAGGAGGAATGGCCCTGATGGAGCTTGGCTCTTATTCATGGAGCAAAAAATATGGATGGGTTCAGGATCAATATGGAGTTACATGGCAGTTATTTCTGGGAGAAAAGTCTGGTGATCAAAAAATAGTGCCTACCATGATGTTCATTCATCAAAACAATGGTAAGGCTAAAGAAGCAATGGAGCTTTATACCCAAACTTTCCCGAATTCAAGCATTGGAAATGTCTTAAAATATGGTGATGGAAGCGAGGGGCATCCTATTCCGGAGCCGGCAGAAAATGTTCAGCATGCCAATTTTGTAATTGACAACTATACTTTATTCTGTATGGATAATTCCTACGATCATCAATTTGACTTTAATGAGGGCATCTCTTTGGTAGTGATGACCGATGATCAGCAACAAACCGATCATTATTGGAATACGCTTACCTCAAATGGAGGGAGAGAAAGTATGTGTGGCTGGTTAAAAGACAAATACGGCGTAAGTTGGCAAATTGTTCCTAAAAGACTCATCCAATTGATGAACGATTCTAATCAGGAAAAAGCCTATAAAGTAGTTCAGGCTATGATGAAAATGCAGAAAATAATTATTCAGGATT
- a CDS encoding DNA-directed RNA polymerase subunit alpha C-terminal domain-containing protein, which translates to MSKSLNSIYAINYDPKEDFLHGVIAIPARKALKKEKIDSLEKLSDYSEKELLQLHGFGKNAMMKLKDHMKEKQFFFKKA; encoded by the coding sequence ATGTCAAAGAGTTTGAATTCCATTTATGCTATTAACTATGATCCCAAAGAGGATTTTCTTCATGGTGTGATTGCAATTCCGGCAAGAAAAGCCTTGAAAAAAGAGAAAATAGACTCTTTGGAAAAGCTGTCAGACTATTCTGAAAAGGAGCTTTTGCAGCTTCATGGTTTTGGAAAAAACGCAATGATGAAATTAAAGGACCATATGAAGGAGAAACAATTTTTTTTTAAAAAAGCATAA
- a CDS encoding SRPBCC family protein, whose product MDPIKIDITILVPVEKVWNYFNEPKHITKWNFAHESWQCPSSENDLKVGGKFKNRMEAKDKSFAFDFEGVYDEVVPHEKIKYHMEDGRKVEVIFDKIDENTTKVIEIFDPEKQNSVEMQRDGWYAILNNFHKYVENH is encoded by the coding sequence ATGGATCCAATTAAAATAGACATTACAATTTTAGTTCCAGTGGAAAAAGTATGGAATTATTTCAATGAGCCTAAGCATATTACAAAATGGAACTTTGCCCATGAAAGCTGGCAATGTCCTAGCTCAGAAAATGATCTGAAAGTAGGAGGGAAATTCAAAAACAGAATGGAGGCAAAGGATAAAAGCTTCGCATTTGACTTTGAAGGAGTGTATGATGAAGTTGTTCCTCATGAGAAAATTAAATACCACATGGAAGATGGACGAAAAGTTGAAGTAATCTTTGATAAGATTGACGAAAACACAACGAAGGTTATTGAAATTTTCGATCCGGAAAAACAAAATTCTGTGGAAATGCAAAGAGATGGCTGGTATGCTATTCTCAACAATTTCCATAAGTATGTAGAGAATCACTAA
- a CDS encoding VOC family protein — protein sequence MAKLNPYLNFDGTAEEAFNFYKSVFGGEFVGEVHKMGNAPGTENLSDEEKNRVMHIALPIGSDLLMASDIVPGFGQTLTVGNNNYVSIFPDSRNDAERIFKGLSEGGNVEMPLEDQFWGDYFGSFQDKYGVHWMVNYNEEYTK from the coding sequence ATGGCAAAATTAAATCCGTACCTAAATTTCGATGGAACAGCTGAAGAAGCTTTCAATTTTTATAAATCTGTTTTCGGAGGCGAGTTCGTAGGAGAAGTTCATAAAATGGGAAATGCTCCCGGCACTGAAAACCTTTCAGATGAGGAAAAAAACAGAGTGATGCATATTGCGCTACCTATAGGAAGCGACCTTTTGATGGCATCAGATATCGTTCCGGGCTTTGGGCAAACCTTAACGGTAGGAAATAACAACTATGTTTCTATTTTTCCTGATTCAAGAAACGATGCAGAAAGAATTTTTAAAGGGCTTTCTGAGGGCGGAAATGTAGAAATGCCTCTTGAAGATCAGTTTTGGGGTGACTATTTTGGCAGCTTTCAGGATAAATATGGTGTTCATTGGATGGTGAATTATAATGAAGAGTATACAAAATAA
- a CDS encoding alpha/beta fold hydrolase yields the protein MNPLEKGYKRVNGIQLYYEIYGSGKPLVLIHGGGSSILYDFKEVITRMESRFQLIGIDLQNHGRSEHRDIPETFEQDADDVVALLAEINIHKASFWGFSNGGNTVMQIAHRHPNIVEKLVVASAFYKKDGMMDGFFEGMQEATFESMPEPFKINFLNLNPDFSKLENLFDKDCKRMQTFEDWEDEVLTSIQSPTLFISGDKDVMKPEHTVAMWRLVEDSKLMILPATHGTYMMADFDGSINENLIDCTVKEVEQFLNH from the coding sequence ATGAATCCTTTAGAAAAAGGCTATAAACGGGTGAATGGAATTCAGTTGTATTATGAAATCTATGGATCCGGAAAACCATTAGTGTTGATTCATGGTGGCGGTTCTTCTATTTTGTATGATTTTAAAGAAGTCATTACAAGGATGGAGAGTAGGTTTCAGCTTATAGGAATTGATCTTCAAAATCATGGACGAAGTGAGCATCGTGATATTCCTGAAACATTTGAGCAGGATGCAGATGATGTTGTTGCACTTTTGGCCGAAATAAATATACATAAAGCCTCATTTTGGGGATTCAGTAATGGTGGAAACACTGTGATGCAGATTGCTCATCGCCATCCCAATATTGTAGAAAAATTAGTGGTTGCATCCGCATTTTATAAAAAAGACGGCATGATGGATGGTTTCTTCGAAGGGATGCAGGAAGCTACCTTTGAATCAATGCCTGAGCCATTTAAGATCAATTTTTTGAATCTCAATCCTGATTTTTCAAAACTGGAAAACCTCTTTGATAAGGATTGCAAAAGGATGCAAACCTTTGAAGACTGGGAAGATGAAGTTCTTACCTCAATACAATCACCTACATTATTCATTAGTGGTGATAAAGACGTAATGAAGCCAGAACATACGGTAGCAATGTGGCGCTTAGTAGAAGATTCAAAGTTAATGATACTTCCGGCAACTCACGGAACTTATATGATGGCTGACTTTGATGGGAGTATCAATGAAAATCTAATTGATTGTACTGTGAAAGAAGTTGAGCAGTTTTTAAATCATTAA
- a CDS encoding VOC family protein — protein MKVNQIYVNLPIKDVQKTKEFWTKLGFSINEQFSDDKAICVVMKEDYIYTMFLKEEFFQTFTNRPYAKGDTTQVLIAIGVDSRAEVDQIVKTAIENGGSKYSESMDHGWMYQSAFADIDGHQWEVMHADASQIPTE, from the coding sequence ATGAAAGTCAATCAAATTTATGTCAATTTACCTATAAAAGACGTACAAAAAACCAAAGAGTTCTGGACGAAGCTGGGATTTTCCATTAACGAGCAGTTTTCAGATGACAAAGCAATATGTGTAGTAATGAAAGAAGATTATATCTACACCATGTTTTTGAAAGAAGAGTTTTTCCAAACATTTACCAACAGGCCTTATGCTAAAGGAGACACCACGCAGGTACTTATTGCCATTGGAGTAGACAGCCGTGCAGAAGTGGATCAGATCGTGAAGACAGCCATTGAAAACGGAGGTTCAAAGTATAGTGAATCCATGGATCATGGATGGATGTATCAAAGTGCTTTTGCAGATATTGATGGCCATCAATGGGAAGTGATGCACGCAGATGCTTCTCAGATCCCTACAGAATAA
- a CDS encoding Crp/Fnr family transcriptional regulator — MTNKSLEICYDFPFFFQEELEEIFQAHEKTSFQKGDFILEEGKTANEYYILDSGLARSFVNDFNGNEVTTHFFVENEVIIEVLSMFQRIPSQENIVCITDCECWKLDYDTFQELFHKIPNLREWGRSWMSKELFAYKQRSVEMFTLSATKRYLNLLEQKSKVVQFAPLKQIASYLGVTDTSLSRIRKELVSHPKKN; from the coding sequence ATGACCAATAAATCCTTAGAAATATGCTATGATTTCCCATTTTTCTTTCAGGAAGAGCTTGAGGAAATATTTCAGGCACATGAAAAGACATCATTTCAAAAAGGTGACTTTATTCTAGAAGAAGGGAAAACAGCCAATGAATACTATATTCTGGATAGCGGATTAGCTCGCTCATTTGTTAATGATTTCAACGGAAATGAGGTAACCACCCACTTTTTTGTAGAGAATGAAGTGATTATTGAGGTTTTATCAATGTTTCAAAGAATTCCGTCTCAGGAAAATATTGTCTGCATTACAGATTGCGAATGCTGGAAGCTGGATTACGACACTTTTCAGGAACTATTTCATAAAATTCCCAATCTAAGGGAGTGGGGGAGATCATGGATGTCCAAGGAACTCTTCGCTTATAAACAAAGATCTGTAGAAATGTTTACCCTTTCAGCTACCAAAAGATACCTCAATCTGTTGGAACAGAAATCCAAAGTAGTACAGTTTGCTCCATTGAAGCAGATAGCTTCGTATCTCGGAGTAACAGACACTTCCCTGAGCAGAATCCGTAAAGAATTGGTTTCACATCCCAAGAAAAATTAA
- a CDS encoding DUF763 domain-containing protein: MKRSGTADLPLHYGKVPPWLYERMSVLGLSIIEVILMDYGKDEVLRRLADPFWFQSFGAVMGMDWHSSGITTSVMGALKRSINPNSQSLGLYICGGKGKFSRETPSELIQIAEKTGLNGTALVRASKLSAKVDNTAIQDGYQLYLHNFVLSDNGNWSVIQQGMHESDGTARRYHWHSENITSFVEEPHTGISGISRGHILNLTDSEASENRKGILDISHTDSVDVMKDFSRLILPAHHDVRASDVDLKRLGALLYVTREQQPQNFEDLLMLEGVGPRTMQSLALVSEVIHGAPARFADPARFSFAHGGKDDHPFPVPINTYDESIGILRRGIEKSKLGNSDKLNTLNKLHQIIATAEKDFTPDFDIQEVIEDERHNSWRFGGKTVFGDAKKPDSSNGIQLSLF; encoded by the coding sequence ATGAAACGTTCAGGAACAGCAGATCTGCCTCTTCACTACGGTAAAGTACCACCGTGGCTGTATGAGCGTATGTCTGTTCTGGGACTTTCTATTATTGAAGTAATTCTTATGGATTACGGTAAAGATGAGGTCCTACGCAGGTTGGCAGACCCGTTTTGGTTTCAGAGTTTTGGAGCAGTAATGGGAATGGATTGGCATTCCTCGGGAATTACCACTTCTGTTATGGGAGCCTTGAAACGGTCCATTAATCCCAATTCCCAATCACTGGGGCTTTATATTTGTGGAGGGAAAGGGAAATTCTCCAGAGAAACCCCATCGGAACTCATTCAGATTGCCGAAAAGACAGGTCTCAATGGGACCGCATTGGTAAGAGCCAGTAAACTTTCAGCCAAGGTAGATAATACAGCTATTCAGGATGGCTATCAATTGTACCTACATAATTTTGTCCTGTCAGACAATGGAAACTGGAGTGTTATTCAACAGGGAATGCATGAATCTGACGGAACTGCAAGACGTTATCATTGGCATTCTGAAAACATAACTTCCTTCGTGGAAGAGCCACACACAGGGATCAGTGGTATTTCAAGAGGACATATTTTAAATCTTACCGATTCAGAAGCCTCTGAAAATCGAAAAGGAATTCTGGATATTTCCCACACAGACTCTGTAGATGTAATGAAGGATTTTTCGAGGCTGATTCTTCCTGCTCATCATGATGTTCGGGCTTCAGATGTTGATCTTAAACGTCTGGGAGCACTTTTATATGTTACCCGAGAGCAACAGCCACAGAATTTTGAGGATTTGTTGATGTTGGAAGGAGTAGGCCCCAGAACAATGCAGTCTTTGGCCTTAGTAAGTGAAGTAATTCACGGTGCTCCCGCAAGATTTGCTGATCCTGCAAGGTTTTCCTTTGCCCACGGAGGTAAGGACGATCATCCTTTTCCGGTTCCGATTAATACCTACGATGAAAGTATCGGTATTCTCAGAAGAGGAATAGAAAAGTCCAAACTCGGAAACTCTGACAAATTGAATACATTAAATAAGCTTCATCAAATAATAGCCACTGCCGAAAAAGACTTTACCCCGGATTTCGATATTCAGGAAGTTATTGAAGACGAAAGACATAATTCATGGCGCTTTGGTGGTAAAACAGTATTTGGAGATGCTAAGAAACCTGATTCTTCTAATGGTATTCAGCTATCCCTGTTTTAG
- a CDS encoding glyoxalase superfamily protein, which yields MKAEQIIPVLRIFDYQKTLEFYIDWLGFEIIWEHRFEENFPVYIEVKKENMVFHLSEHHGDASPGSSIFIWGEGVVEYHKELIDKNYKYNRPGLEKTFYDAVSFTVNDPFGNKIIFNEKFDEKKHGALNLHSNH from the coding sequence ATGAAGGCAGAGCAGATTATTCCTGTACTTAGAATTTTTGACTACCAGAAAACACTTGAATTTTATATTGACTGGCTCGGGTTTGAAATTATCTGGGAACACCGGTTTGAAGAAAATTTTCCCGTTTACATTGAGGTGAAAAAAGAGAACATGGTTTTTCACTTGAGTGAACATCATGGCGATGCTAGCCCAGGAAGCAGTATCTTCATCTGGGGAGAAGGCGTTGTGGAATATCACAAAGAACTCATCGATAAAAATTATAAATACAATCGTCCCGGGCTTGAGAAAACCTTTTATGATGCAGTCTCTTTCACTGTAAATGATCCTTTTGGAAATAAAATTATTTTCAATGAAAAATTTGATGAAAAGAAGCACGGAGCCTTAAATCTTCACTCAAACCATTGA
- a CDS encoding VOC family protein, with amino-acid sequence MVKRIVANIKTDDLSMANQFYQDILELDVLMNHGWIKTLGNNEEAKIQISFAEQGGNDTEVPDLSIEVDNVDEMYDKMKLAGFEITYEITNEDWGVRRFFVKDPFGKLINILSHQ; translated from the coding sequence ATGGTAAAAAGAATCGTAGCCAATATTAAAACGGATGATCTTTCCATGGCTAATCAATTTTATCAGGATATTCTGGAACTGGATGTTTTGATGAATCATGGCTGGATCAAAACATTGGGTAATAATGAAGAAGCTAAAATTCAAATCAGTTTTGCTGAGCAGGGAGGAAACGATACCGAAGTTCCCGACCTGTCCATAGAAGTAGATAATGTAGATGAAATGTATGATAAAATGAAGTTGGCAGGCTTTGAGATTACTTACGAAATCACTAATGAAGACTGGGGAGTTCGCAGGTTTTTTGTAAAAGATCCATTTGGAAAATTAATTAATATTCTTTCTCACCAATAA
- a CDS encoding alpha/beta hydrolase, whose product MEQKDLTIILVHGAWGDGSHWQYVIPSLVKAGYKVRSVQNPLTSLQNDIDKTKDLIDAQDRKVLLVGHSYGGAVISGAGHHDKVAGLVYIAAFAPDAGDSLGSLLGRRESPGGASIYPDDKGFLWIKYDEFKSAFCQDLDDEKALVMSLSQKPIHGQCFGDVAGEPAWKIRPSWYQISLQDRMIPAETEKEMAERLEPKKIISLDAGHASLASHPEEVTQLILEAAASI is encoded by the coding sequence ATGGAACAAAAAGATTTAACCATTATTTTGGTACACGGAGCTTGGGGAGATGGCTCTCATTGGCAGTATGTTATCCCGTCACTTGTAAAGGCAGGCTATAAAGTAAGAAGTGTTCAGAACCCTTTAACTTCCCTACAGAACGACATTGATAAAACAAAGGACCTTATCGATGCTCAGGATAGGAAAGTACTTTTGGTAGGACACTCTTATGGCGGAGCTGTAATTTCAGGAGCTGGACATCATGATAAAGTAGCAGGCCTAGTTTATATTGCCGCTTTTGCACCTGATGCAGGAGATAGTTTAGGATCCCTTTTAGGAAGAAGAGAATCTCCGGGTGGGGCAAGTATTTACCCTGATGACAAAGGATTTTTATGGATCAAATATGATGAGTTTAAATCCGCTTTCTGTCAGGATCTGGATGATGAAAAAGCCTTGGTGATGTCATTATCACAAAAACCGATTCATGGGCAGTGCTTTGGAGATGTAGCGGGTGAACCGGCATGGAAAATACGCCCAAGTTGGTATCAGATATCATTGCAGGACCGTATGATTCCTGCAGAAACAGAAAAAGAAATGGCAGAACGTCTTGAGCCTAAGAAAATAATTTCTTTAGATGCAGGACATGCTTCATTGGCATCACATCCTGAAGAAGTTACTCAGTTGATTTTAGAAGCTGCTGCTTCAATTTAA